Below is a genomic region from Algoriphagus halophilus.
TTCTACCAAATATGCTTGGGGGCTGATCGTGACCATATCAGATTCCATGATTTCAGATACCGGAATGGTTGCGGATAGTTTCTTTGCGAGCAGTTGATCTCTCAACGTAATATCTGTAATATAACCTATGATCTGTTCTGGGGATACTCCTATAAATAAGCAACTCACTTTTTCTTGGGACATTTTTGCTGCACATTCAAAAACAGGGGTTTCTGGAGGGGCCAATCTTAAGTTTCGAAAGTGAAGATCACTCACTTTTTTGGAGTAAAAATGGTCAGTGACGACAGGAGTGGAAAAATCCATTTTGTAAAAATTTTGAAGGGTTGAAAATAATTAATTTTCCTAACTTGGCTTCATGCTAATTATCGTTACAGGAGTTTCAGGGACAGGCAAAACTACCATTGGAAAAGGTCTCTCAAATCATTTCAATTTACCATTTTTTGATGCAGATAACTTCCATCCCCCAGAGAATATAGAAAAAATGAGCAATGGCTTTCCTCTGGATGATAAGGATCGATTACCCTGGCTTCAAGCATTGGCAAATCAATTAAAGGAATCTGAGAAATCTAGCGGAGCTGTTTTAGCTTGCTCTGCTTTGAAGCAATCTTACCGGGATATTTTACAAGTCAATGATCAGGTAAAATGGATACACCTGGAAGGAGATAGGGATTTGATTTGGGAGCGGATGTTGGCCCGAAAGAACCACTACATGAAAGCCAGTATGTTAGATTCTCAGATTGCAACCTGGGAAGAGCCTGATTTTGGGCTCAAATTATCTATTGCCAATGCCCCAGAAAAAATGATTGAAGAAGCCATCGCCTACATCCATAAATAGAGGACTTTTTCGATACAATGAAATAAAAAGAGTTGCATACAATTTGGGAATACACGAACTTATTCATGGATCCAATCTTCTAACCCGCTATGAAGCACCCTGTTTTATTTGTCGCAATCTGCCTTTTGTCCTTTACTTACCTACAAGCTCAAGTTCAGGTAATTCAAAATGTCCACGTGCTCAGTATGGAAGATGATTCCATCTTGGAAAACCAGGCTATTCGGGTAGAAAATGGAAAAATTGTGGAGGTTGTTCCGATGACAAAAGTGGCCAGACGTCCCAATGAAACTATCATTGAAGGAAATGGAGCATACGTTTTTCCAGGTCTAGCAGAGTTTCACTCTCATATTCCTGTGGCTCAAAGTGGAAATACTCAATTACAAGAAGAAGCCATGTGGCTCTATTTGGCAAATGGGGTGTTAAGAGTGAGAGGAATGATCGGGCATGCTTCACATTTACCTTTAAAAGCAAGAATTGAAGCTGGAACCTTACCAGGTCCCCGATTATTTCTTTCAGGTCCCTCATTCAGCGGAGGTTCTGTTTCCTCTCCGGAACAAGCTGCACAGATGGTAAGAGATGAAAAGGCTGCTGGCTATGATCATCTAAAACTCCATCCAGGGTTAGAAATGGACGAATTTTTGGTCATTGCAAAAACTGCCAAGGAATTGGATATTCCATTTGGAGGGCATGTTTCCTTAGATGTAGGCCTTAAAGCCAGTTTGGAAAACGGCTATAAATCCATTGAGCATATGGATGGATATGTGGAAGCCTTATTGCCTGACTATTCAAAAGTTTTTGATTCAGATGTGGCAGGTCCTTTTACCATGCTATTGGTGGGAGAAGTGGATATGGATAAACTGCCTGAACTTGTTCAAATGAGTTTAGATCATAAAGTTTGGATAGCACCTACCTTGACCTTATTTGATCGATATTTTGGGTCAAAGCCTGCTGAAGAATATAGAAACATTCCTGAAATGAAATACATGTCAGCGGCCCAGGTGCAGAACTGGATCAATGCCAAAACTCCCTATGAGGAAGCTGGAATTTTGACCAAAGAAAATGTGCAGCCTTACCTGGATTTTCGAAATAAATTATTGATGACTTTGCATCAAGCAGGTGTTCCTGTTTTGATGACATCGGACTCTCCTCAGGTTTTTAATGTCCCAGGATTTTCTATCCATCACGAAATCGAATTAATGTCCGATGCTGGTATGTCCAATTATGAAATTCTAAAGTCCGGTTCGATAAATCCTGCCCTGTATTTTGAGGAAGAAGGCCAATGGGGAGTAATCAAAAAAGGAGCTTCAGCAGATTTTGTTTTGGTTAAGGAAAACCCATTGAAAGATTTAGAGACGTTGAAGACACCGATCGGAGTGATGATGAAAGGAGCGTATTATGATCGGAATAGACTGGATCTAGAGTTAGCAAAAATTGAGTCAAACCATCAACGATAATTTCAAAGAGTTTCCATTCACCCAATTCCAAAACCACCTATGTACCAGACAAATAAATTATTCTACTGGCTTCTAGTATCCATGATGATTTTTGCCTGTCAGAATAAGCCCTCAGAACGAACTGAAATGGATGATTCAAAAGAAATAAACTTTGAAATGAAAGTAGAGAAAGTGGGAGAATGGGAAAGCAATGATGTGTACAAGTACGATTTAGATAATGGTTTCATGCAGGTCCAAATGACCAATTTTGGAGGGATCATCTCCAGGATACTTGTTCCTGATAAGGATGGGAATTTAGAAAATGTGGTCTTGGCATTGGATAGCATACCCCAATATTTCACAGGAAATGGACCTTATTTAGGCGCCGCTGTTGGTCGGTATGCCAATAGAATCGGAGGAGCATCATTTGAGCTGGATGGAGTGACTTATGAAATCACCAAAAACCTGGGAGAAAATCATTTGCATGGAGGAAGAAAAGGTTTCGGGGTACAAGTATGGGATGCTGAACCATTTGATACTGATCAATCGATTGGTGTCAAAATGCATTACCTCAGCAAAGATGGAGAAGAGGGTTATCCCGGAAATCTGGATACATGGCTGTACATGGAATTAACCGCTGATAATGAATTAAAAGTCAGGTTTGAGTCTACTACCGATCAAAAAACGGTCGTGAATTTGACCAATCATAGTTATTTCAATCTAGGCGGAATTACTAGAGATGTGAAGGATCATGAAGTACAGATTTTGGCAGATTCTTATACAGAAACAGACGATCGATTGATTCCAACAGGAAATCTATTGGATGTTGAAGGGACTCCTTTGGATTTTCAAACTCCAAAAAATCTAGGGCAGCAAATGGAATTGAATGGGGGTGGATATGATCATAATTTTGTGACCAAAAAAGAAAACTCTTCTGATTTGATTGCTATCGCAAAAGTAAAACATCCAGATACCGGTCGTGTCATGGAAGTTTTTAGCACGGCACCGGGTGTACAATTTTATACAGCCAATGGGATGCGGGATTTTAAGGGGGCTGACGGAAAAGTTTATCAACCTTTTTGGGCTTTTTGCCTAGAACCACAAGCTTGGCCTGATAGTCCTAATAAACCTTCTTTCCCATCCGCAACTTTGGCTCCGGGAGAGAAGTACGTCCATGAGATTGTGTATCAGTTTGAAATAGATAAATAAACGAAAGAGTAAGTTTTAAATTTAGAAGGTTTTAGTTAGATTGTTAGTTTAAACAATAACCCATGAAAAATAAGCTAACACTACCAGCACTTGTCATGAGTGCTATTTTTTTATCCTTTTCCAGTTATGCCCAAGATTACCAGCTAAGGAAAGTTGATGACTTACATGTTGAAAGCTTGGCACCAGTTGGTATCCGGGACTACGATCCTGAAAGAAAAGAATATTTAGGGTTTGTGGATAAAGGGTCAGAGGGAGTAGAACTGGCGATTTTTGATTCTGATGGTAAAATTGTGATTAGTGAAGTCAGGAGAGGAGATGGTCCAAACTTTTATTCTTCTTCCGCCTTGACGATGGGATTTGCTCCAGATGGAGGGATTTATGTGCAAACATCTGTGGAATTTCTTAAGTATGATCGGGAATTTAATCTGATCAAAAGAATTCGGTATGAACCAAAATTCACTACAGTGGTTTATTCCGGCCCCAGAGAAAAGTTTATTCCTTTGTCCAAAAAAAATGAGATTTCATTTTTGACCGGTGTTTCCGGTATTTCAGGAATGGCGATGGGGCCTGAAGTTCCATCAAAAGTACAATTGATTGAATATTATGATCCGAAACTAAAATCTGTTCAATCATTAGCTCCTTTATCAGAGAAAGGGGTTTTCCAAGGGTTTGGGGATGAAAAATCACCAGCAAGAATTAATTCCATTTATGAATTAAACTATGATGAGAATCTTTTGTATCTCACGACGACGATCGATAATGAGATCACCGTATACAATCCGATCAACTGGTTTGTAGTCAAAAGAATCAAGGTGAATCATGAGGAGTTTCAACCGCTGGATGATATTCCTCTAAGAGAGTCAAATTTTCCAACTGCCGAAGATAAGGGGGGGGCTATGCTTTTCGCGATGAATAGGAGGTTGATCAAGTTTGACTCTGATTTTCTGGGTTTGATTTATGTGCAGGGTGAATCTGAAGTTTCTTTTGAACTCAGAAAAAATACGAATAAGATCTATCGCTTAGGTGATCCGGAAATGCATCGACTGATTTTATTTAAAGACGGTGTCCAGCTTCCTGGTGAGCATACTATCCCAACGGGGATGATAGAAATGGCTTTGCCTAAAAACAGACTTTTGGTTAAAGTAAAAGAAGGAGAGGAGGAGCTGGAATATTATCCTTATGAGATCTGGGAAATCGTGGAGGGCTAAGTTGGAGAAATGGATGAATAGCGCAATTGTTTCTACATTATGAACAATTAATACCCATGACAAAAATTGATTATCGCCTTTTAACTACAATTAGGGGTTAGGTATAGGTATTGTAAGTAGGATGAGTAACAAATAACCAACTATACTAACTATGAAAATCAATTTTCAAAAAACTACAGTGAACAGGCTAAGAATGTCAGGAGCCGTATTGATGGCCGCATTTACTATTGGAGGATTGTCATCCTGCGATAATGAGGATGATGAGCCAATTGTGGATACCGTCAGTCAGCAAGATATGAACTTTGCTATTTCAGCATCTCAGCAGGCTAATGCACAAATCAGTTTTGGGCAATTGGCCTTGGAAAATGGGGAAGATGATTCTGTATTGGAATATGCGCAACTGATTGCAGATTCGAATATAGAGAGTAAAGCAGAATTGGAAGCCTTAGCAGACGGCAAGGATTTGCAAATTTCAGATGGAATTACTACCGAAATACAAGCAAGATATGACGAATTGGCTGCGCTCCAAGGAGAGGAATTTGATAAGGAGTTTATCAATTTTCAAATCGATTTATTAAATAACTCTATGTCCATGTATGAAAACCAAATTGACAATGGAGAGAATTTTACTATTTCAGGTTATGCCGAAAAAAACCTGGCAATAGTCAAAGATCATAAAGCGGAAGCAATTTTGGTGAAAGCTGAAATAGGTCTGGAAGGATTGTAAAATTAGCTTCCTTAACAGTTCAATAAAAAGGTCCTCAGAATATTTCTGAGGACCTTTTTTCTTCTTTAACATTGGATTGGTTAGAGGTCAACACTGAGTTTTCCAATTGCTTTCCATTCTCCCATTAAATGCTTTACCGCGACTCGTTGGGTGGCATCAAAAGATTGGTAGGCTACGACTACGCTGGAGTAGATAGATAGATCTCCAAAGTGCCGTAAGGCTAATGGATTTCCAAATAGGTACAAAATACAGGGTTTTTCATGAGCCAACTGCTGGATTTCCTCCAAATCAGATTTATCCAATCCAAAATGATTCATCGGTTTAGCAGAAGGGACAAAAACGGGGATTATTAAGAGCTCAGATTTTTTATCGGAGATTTCTGCAAGATTTCTACCG
It encodes:
- a CDS encoding gluconokinase, which gives rise to MLIIVTGVSGTGKTTIGKGLSNHFNLPFFDADNFHPPENIEKMSNGFPLDDKDRLPWLQALANQLKESEKSSGAVLACSALKQSYRDILQVNDQVKWIHLEGDRDLIWERMLARKNHYMKASMLDSQIATWEEPDFGLKLSIANAPEKMIEEAIAYIHK
- a CDS encoding amidohydrolase family protein, with amino-acid sequence MKHPVLFVAICLLSFTYLQAQVQVIQNVHVLSMEDDSILENQAIRVENGKIVEVVPMTKVARRPNETIIEGNGAYVFPGLAEFHSHIPVAQSGNTQLQEEAMWLYLANGVLRVRGMIGHASHLPLKARIEAGTLPGPRLFLSGPSFSGGSVSSPEQAAQMVRDEKAAGYDHLKLHPGLEMDEFLVIAKTAKELDIPFGGHVSLDVGLKASLENGYKSIEHMDGYVEALLPDYSKVFDSDVAGPFTMLLVGEVDMDKLPELVQMSLDHKVWIAPTLTLFDRYFGSKPAEEYRNIPEMKYMSAAQVQNWINAKTPYEEAGILTKENVQPYLDFRNKLLMTLHQAGVPVLMTSDSPQVFNVPGFSIHHEIELMSDAGMSNYEILKSGSINPALYFEEEGQWGVIKKGASADFVLVKENPLKDLETLKTPIGVMMKGAYYDRNRLDLELAKIESNHQR
- a CDS encoding aldose epimerase family protein, producing the protein MYQTNKLFYWLLVSMMIFACQNKPSERTEMDDSKEINFEMKVEKVGEWESNDVYKYDLDNGFMQVQMTNFGGIISRILVPDKDGNLENVVLALDSIPQYFTGNGPYLGAAVGRYANRIGGASFELDGVTYEITKNLGENHLHGGRKGFGVQVWDAEPFDTDQSIGVKMHYLSKDGEEGYPGNLDTWLYMELTADNELKVRFESTTDQKTVVNLTNHSYFNLGGITRDVKDHEVQILADSYTETDDRLIPTGNLLDVEGTPLDFQTPKNLGQQMELNGGGYDHNFVTKKENSSDLIAIAKVKHPDTGRVMEVFSTAPGVQFYTANGMRDFKGADGKVYQPFWAFCLEPQAWPDSPNKPSFPSATLAPGEKYVHEIVYQFEIDK
- a CDS encoding DUF4142 domain-containing protein — its product is MKINFQKTTVNRLRMSGAVLMAAFTIGGLSSCDNEDDEPIVDTVSQQDMNFAISASQQANAQISFGQLALENGEDDSVLEYAQLIADSNIESKAELEALADGKDLQISDGITTEIQARYDELAALQGEEFDKEFINFQIDLLNNSMSMYENQIDNGENFTISGYAEKNLAIVKDHKAEAILVKAEIGLEGL